One Augochlora pura isolate Apur16 chromosome 10, APUR_v2.2.1, whole genome shotgun sequence DNA window includes the following coding sequences:
- the LOC144476624 gene encoding uncharacterized protein LOC144476624 translates to MAVRLASDTIRTLYAIQCITKDIKHRSQSPVYRNKTQELCKVGNVGQISAKSSSSSMSDTPPSENSHRSEKQRTNTSSETALVHKIHRNDRPLRNNVPERAKCKELDDILAKWNMYSAKKKDF, encoded by the exons ATGGCTGTACgcttggcgtccgacacaatTC GCACATTGTACGCTATTCAGTGTATCACAAAGGACATAAAGCATCGGTCACAGTCTCCAGTTTACAGGAATAAAACTCAGGAGCTGTGCAAAGTAGGAAACGTTGGACAAATTTCAGCTAAGTCATCGAGTAGTTCTATGTCAGACACGCCGCCTTCAGAAAACTCGCATCGATCGGAGAAACAG CGCACTAATACATCGAGCGAAACTGCGCTGGTGCACAAAATTCATCGAAACGATCGTCCTCTGCGTAATAACGTACCAGAACGAGCAAAATGCAAGGAGCTCGACGATATCTTGGCAAAATGGAACATGTACagcgcaaaaaaaaaagatttttaa